A stretch of the Cellulomonas sp. WB94 genome encodes the following:
- a CDS encoding NADPH-dependent F420 reductase, which produces MTTLGLIGSGHIGSALARLAVAHGYDVIVSNSRGPETLTDLVDELGDRARAGTAHEAADGGDVVVVTVPLKAYLQVPVEPLAGKIVIDTNNYYSQRDGHLPELDANSTTSAELLQTHLPTSRVVKAFNNIRFDDLAVDGTPAGTPGRRALPVAGDDVEAKDRVVALLDQFGYDVVDAGPLAEGWRFQPDTPAYVQRYDADTLREALAAAARA; this is translated from the coding sequence ATGACAACACTGGGACTCATCGGCAGCGGACACATCGGCAGCGCCCTGGCGCGCCTCGCCGTCGCGCACGGATATGACGTGATCGTGTCCAACTCACGCGGACCGGAGACCCTCACGGATCTTGTGGACGAGCTCGGCGACCGGGCGCGCGCCGGCACCGCGCACGAGGCGGCCGACGGTGGCGACGTCGTCGTGGTGACGGTCCCGCTCAAGGCGTACCTGCAGGTCCCGGTCGAGCCGCTCGCGGGCAAGATCGTGATCGACACCAACAACTACTACTCGCAGCGCGACGGGCACCTGCCCGAGCTCGACGCGAACTCCACGACCTCGGCCGAGCTGCTGCAGACGCACCTGCCGACCTCCCGCGTGGTCAAGGCGTTCAACAACATCCGCTTCGACGACCTCGCGGTCGACGGCACCCCCGCCGGGACCCCCGGGCGCCGCGCGCTGCCGGTCGCGGGCGACGACGTCGAGGCCAAGGACCGGGTCGTCGCTCTGCTCGACCAGTTCGGGTACGACGTCGTGGACGCCGGACCCCTCGCGGAGGGCTGGCGCTTCCAGCCGGACACGCCCGCGTACGTCCAGCGGTACGACGCGGACACGCTGCGCGAGGCACTCGCGGCCGCCGCGCGCGCCTGA
- a CDS encoding MFS transporter produces the protein MNASQAVTTPAKPTYQGNDKLLVGIVLGVLTFWMFAGTVGTVARTMLTDLNGGPIDQITHPTVSLNQMNLAVSITALFSGLFIVFMGGLADRIGRVRIAIAGNVLGIAGSLLLVFAAGGAALPMLLTGRALQGLSAACIMPATMALLKSYWDGAERQRAVSMWSIGSWGGSGVAALFGGFVASNYNWRAIFYVSIVVSLAAIALMWGTPESKAEATAHRRFDAPGLLIFMVTVLALMVVLIFGRQIGWSSPSTLALVAVAVVGAVVFFLVERSRSGPFIDFGLFKNTTFTGATLSNFLLNATIGLLIVSQQMLQIARPELFDPWKAGLLTIGYAVAIIGFIRVGEKLLRRFGPRKPMVWGASIVALACVALVPTNLLVGQYEVLAVIAYTLFGIGLAFYATPSTDAALANLPPAQAGSGAGIYKMASSLGGAIGAALSLTIFSSFLGSGVSIVGELLVTQGIQENAAVRQAGMVTFLFNLVLALIAVISILATVPKGRTYNND, from the coding sequence GTGAACGCCTCGCAGGCCGTCACCACGCCGGCCAAGCCCACCTACCAGGGCAACGACAAGCTCCTGGTCGGCATCGTCCTCGGCGTCCTCACGTTCTGGATGTTTGCCGGGACCGTCGGCACGGTCGCACGCACCATGCTGACCGACCTCAACGGAGGGCCGATCGACCAGATCACCCACCCGACGGTCAGCCTCAACCAGATGAACCTCGCGGTGTCGATCACCGCGCTGTTCTCCGGCCTGTTCATCGTCTTCATGGGCGGCCTGGCCGACCGGATCGGCCGCGTGCGGATCGCGATCGCCGGGAACGTGCTGGGGATCGCGGGGTCGCTCCTCCTCGTCTTCGCGGCCGGCGGTGCGGCGCTGCCCATGCTTCTCACCGGTCGCGCCCTGCAGGGCCTCTCGGCAGCGTGCATCATGCCGGCGACCATGGCCCTGCTGAAGAGCTACTGGGACGGCGCAGAACGCCAGCGCGCGGTCTCGATGTGGTCGATCGGGTCGTGGGGCGGCTCGGGCGTCGCGGCGCTCTTCGGCGGCTTCGTCGCGTCGAACTACAACTGGCGGGCGATCTTCTACGTGTCGATCGTCGTGTCGTTGGCGGCGATCGCGCTCATGTGGGGCACCCCCGAGAGCAAGGCCGAGGCCACGGCCCACCGGCGCTTCGACGCGCCCGGTCTGCTGATCTTCATGGTGACGGTCCTCGCCCTCATGGTCGTGCTCATCTTCGGGCGCCAGATCGGCTGGTCGAGCCCCAGCACGCTCGCCCTCGTCGCGGTCGCCGTCGTCGGCGCCGTGGTGTTCTTCCTGGTCGAGCGCTCGCGGTCCGGGCCGTTCATCGACTTCGGGCTGTTCAAGAACACGACCTTCACCGGCGCGACCCTGTCGAACTTCCTGCTCAACGCCACCATCGGGTTGCTCATCGTGAGCCAGCAGATGCTGCAGATCGCCCGGCCCGAGCTGTTCGACCCGTGGAAGGCCGGCCTGCTCACCATCGGCTACGCCGTGGCGATCATCGGCTTCATCCGTGTCGGCGAGAAGCTGCTGCGCCGGTTCGGCCCGCGCAAGCCGATGGTCTGGGGCGCGAGCATCGTCGCCCTCGCCTGCGTCGCGCTCGTCCCGACCAACCTGCTCGTCGGGCAGTACGAGGTCCTGGCCGTGATCGCGTACACGCTGTTCGGCATCGGGCTCGCGTTCTACGCGACTCCGTCCACGGATGCGGCGCTGGCCAACCTCCCGCCGGCCCAGGCCGGGTCGGGCGCCGGCATCTACAAGATGGCGTCCTCTCTCGGCGGGGCGATCGGTGCGGCTCTCTCGCTGACGATCTTCAGCTCGTTCCTCGGGTCCGGCGTCTCGATCGTCGGCGAGCTGCTCGTGACCCAGGGCATCCAGGAGAACGCCGCCGTACGGCAGGCCGGGATGGTGACGTTCCTGTTCAACCTCGTCCTGGCCCTCATCGCGGTCATCTCGATCCTGGCGACGGTGCCCAAGGGCCGCACGTACAACAACGACTGA
- a CDS encoding carbohydrate ABC transporter permease, with product MNRVGRWLLGSLAVVVALAWSFPIYWMVSSAFLPTNKLQTPTPTFFPLHGTLSNFRRVLADSTFVTSFRVSLAVTALSVVASILFAFVAALAVSRFRFRGRKGFIVAILVVQMIPAEGLFISQYKMLDSWRLVNSVLGLTIVYVAAILPFTIWMLRGFVAGVPIELEEAGMVDGLSRTGAFFRITFPLLAPGLVAAGVYGFLQAWNEYTLALVVMTDPAQRTLPLWLQGLVEADRATDWGVVMAGATLIAVPVILFFLVVQNRMTSGLVAGAVKG from the coding sequence GTGAACCGCGTCGGGCGCTGGCTGCTCGGCAGCCTCGCGGTGGTCGTCGCGCTCGCGTGGTCGTTCCCGATCTACTGGATGGTCTCCAGCGCGTTCCTGCCGACCAACAAGCTGCAGACCCCGACCCCGACGTTCTTCCCCCTGCACGGCACGCTGTCGAACTTCCGGCGCGTGCTCGCGGACTCGACGTTCGTCACGTCGTTCCGGGTGTCGCTCGCGGTGACGGCGCTGTCCGTCGTCGCCTCGATCCTCTTCGCGTTCGTCGCGGCCCTGGCGGTGAGCCGGTTCCGCTTCCGCGGTCGCAAGGGCTTCATCGTCGCGATCCTCGTCGTGCAGATGATCCCGGCCGAGGGGCTGTTCATCTCGCAGTACAAGATGCTCGACAGCTGGCGGCTGGTGAACTCCGTGCTCGGGCTGACGATCGTCTACGTCGCAGCGATCCTGCCGTTCACGATCTGGATGCTGCGCGGGTTCGTCGCTGGCGTCCCGATCGAGCTCGAGGAGGCGGGCATGGTCGACGGGCTCTCGCGCACCGGCGCCTTCTTCCGCATCACGTTCCCCCTGCTCGCGCCGGGCCTCGTGGCTGCCGGGGTCTACGGGTTCCTGCAGGCGTGGAACGAGTACACCCTCGCGCTCGTCGTCATGACCGACCCGGCCCAGCGCACGCTGCCGCTCTGGCTGCAGGGTCTGGTCGAGGCGGACCGGGCCACCGACTGGGGCGTCGTGATGGCGGGTGCGACACTCATCGCCGTGCCCGTGATCCTCTTCTTCCTCGTCGTGCAGAACCGCATGACCTCCGGGCTCGTGGCGGGGGCGGTGAAGGGATGA
- a CDS encoding trimeric intracellular cation channel family protein, with product MTGTQVVLALDLLGTVTFALNGALTASRRVRLDIVGVLSLGVITAVGGGLVRDVLLGATPPAAFEHWYYLAAAGAGAAAAWVIARPPRGLHRAIVVLDAIGLSVFCVTGAHKAIELGLQPAPAILLGAITAVGGGTLRDVLVGDVPSVLTSELYAIPALAGATVAALAGTSTAAAAPAAVLGAVLCFAIRMVGVHFDLHAPARDPHEAPTDE from the coding sequence ATGACCGGTACTCAGGTCGTCCTAGCGCTCGACCTGCTCGGGACGGTGACCTTCGCGCTCAACGGCGCGTTGACCGCGTCCCGACGGGTCCGGCTCGACATCGTCGGCGTCCTGTCGCTCGGGGTGATCACGGCCGTCGGCGGTGGCCTGGTCCGCGACGTCCTGCTCGGCGCGACCCCACCGGCGGCGTTCGAGCACTGGTACTACCTCGCGGCTGCCGGCGCCGGCGCTGCCGCAGCCTGGGTGATCGCCCGACCGCCCCGGGGACTGCACCGGGCGATCGTCGTGCTGGACGCGATCGGCTTGTCGGTCTTCTGCGTCACCGGGGCGCACAAGGCGATCGAGCTCGGCCTCCAGCCTGCTCCCGCGATCCTCCTGGGAGCGATCACCGCGGTGGGCGGCGGCACCCTGCGCGACGTCCTGGTGGGCGACGTGCCGTCGGTCCTGACCAGCGAGCTGTACGCCATCCCCGCCCTGGCGGGCGCCACGGTCGCAGCCCTCGCCGGCACGTCGACGGCCGCAGCCGCGCCCGCAGCCGTCCTCGGTGCTGTGCTGTGCTTCGCGATCAGGATGGTCGGGGTGCACTTCGACCTGCACGCCCCCGCCCGCGACCCGCATGAGGCGCCGACCGACGAGTGA
- a CDS encoding ROK family transcriptional regulator has product MNGIGRRLRPVAKVLPEDGRAHNRSLILQQLFHAGPVSRADLARTTGLTRVTISDLVASLMSEGLVAEMGVRSEGRVGKPATLVGIRPDAFEIVAVDLTDDESMHGAVLDVSGAVVHRRSTALGGRTGEDAVDALLGLCRELVALATCPVLGVGVGSPGVIDADGTVVEAPNRGWYDVPLAKQLSAELDLPVHVANDANVAVLGEYTYGGASGSGLLVLSVGQGVGAGIVLDGALVQGHRHAAGEIGHVTAVDERDAAEGTGFGSAELCACGRRGCLETLLSVPALRRRVAGLDRAAADAALAAVGRRLGIVLAPVASALNLFEVVLVGPPISSTDRCATLRCRPSRSERCRSSAASCGCA; this is encoded by the coding sequence ATGAACGGGATCGGTCGCAGGCTCCGCCCGGTGGCCAAGGTGCTGCCGGAGGACGGCCGCGCCCACAACCGGTCCCTCATCCTCCAGCAGCTCTTCCACGCCGGACCCGTCTCGCGCGCCGACCTGGCCCGCACCACGGGGCTCACGCGGGTCACCATCTCCGACCTCGTCGCGTCGCTCATGAGCGAGGGACTGGTCGCGGAGATGGGAGTGCGGTCCGAGGGCCGGGTCGGCAAGCCCGCGACGCTCGTCGGCATCCGTCCCGACGCCTTCGAGATCGTCGCGGTCGACCTCACCGACGACGAGTCGATGCACGGCGCCGTCCTGGACGTCTCCGGCGCCGTCGTGCACCGACGGTCGACAGCGCTGGGCGGCCGGACCGGCGAGGACGCCGTCGACGCGCTGCTCGGCCTGTGCCGCGAGCTCGTCGCCCTCGCCACCTGCCCGGTTCTCGGCGTCGGCGTCGGGTCGCCCGGCGTCATCGACGCCGACGGGACCGTCGTCGAGGCGCCCAACCGCGGCTGGTACGACGTCCCGCTCGCCAAGCAGCTCTCCGCGGAGCTCGACCTCCCGGTGCACGTCGCCAACGACGCGAACGTCGCGGTGCTCGGCGAGTACACGTACGGGGGAGCGTCGGGCAGCGGGCTCCTCGTGCTCTCCGTCGGGCAGGGCGTCGGCGCAGGGATCGTGCTCGACGGCGCCCTCGTCCAGGGTCACCGGCACGCCGCCGGGGAGATCGGGCACGTGACCGCCGTCGACGAGCGCGACGCCGCCGAGGGCACCGGGTTCGGGAGCGCCGAGCTGTGCGCGTGCGGCCGCCGCGGCTGCCTCGAGACCTTGCTGTCCGTCCCGGCGCTGCGCCGACGCGTCGCCGGCCTGGACCGCGCCGCCGCCGATGCCGCCCTCGCGGCGGTCGGCCGCCGGCTCGGGATCGTGCTGGCGCCGGTCGCGAGCGCGCTCAACCTCTTCGAGGTGGTCCTGGTGGGCCCCCCGATCTCCTCGACGGACCGCTGCGCGACGCTGCGCTGCAGACCATCCAGGAGCGAACGATGCCGGTCATCGGCAGCGAGCTGCGGCTGCGCATGA
- a CDS encoding glycoside hydrolase N-terminal domain-containing protein produces MPPDELWFDRPATEWLEALPLGNGRTGLMVHGGVAVEHLQVNDATAWSGSPRSEHAGHVVERSAAAAAIAAARAAVLAADFDEAARQVQLLQHRHTQSYLPLADVRVTSKVSGSAGVADGAEGSEPVVTGYRRSLDLATATCTVTYQVDGHDVSRRVIVSHRHGVAVLEITTDHPAGLDLTIAATSLLRVTGTGADPGGAWMTLRMPSDVSTDSGDAEPLTYSDEPGSCLEGALAVGWTHDGSLDARTNGATGVHAATVVLATRTTFAGIAREPQGSGSDALAAARAAVARALDDGVGTVRRAHVADHGALFARARVTTAPPSGTDTATTDVPTDERLRRANADARGVLAADPGLVGLLYSYGRYLLIASSRPGGVPANLQGLWNDQLQAPWSANYTTNINVEMNYWPAEVANLAELAEPLFDLVDGLTVTGAATAARLYGAPGWVAHHNTDPWAYSLPVGEGSHDPRWAFWPLAGAWLVRHLWEHLLFGADDAFARRAWVPIRSAAEFFLSWLVELPDGTLGTVPSTSPENVFRTPDGREAAVDASSTLDLVLVADLFAMVGALAARLGVTDDAVVHRAAAAADRIPRPRPGHGGLVPEWLADRPQVDPAHRHVSHLYFAFPGDHALTPELGAAVGASLDARGDESTGWSLAWKTALRARLRQPEKVSDPLRLALRDMGSEHGEWSGGLYPNLFAAHPPFQIDGNFGFVAALTECLVQSHAGVIELLPAVPRELSRGSAAGLVARPGVEVALRWAPDGGGVPTLVEATFAPLRAPGRARHRVVWGDREVLVDLTDGAAVMVRAVDFAG; encoded by the coding sequence ATGCCACCCGACGAGCTCTGGTTCGACCGCCCGGCGACGGAGTGGCTCGAGGCGCTGCCGCTGGGCAACGGCCGCACCGGGCTCATGGTGCACGGCGGCGTCGCGGTCGAGCACCTGCAGGTGAACGACGCGACGGCGTGGTCGGGGAGCCCGCGCAGCGAGCACGCGGGCCACGTCGTCGAACGGTCCGCGGCCGCCGCGGCGATCGCCGCAGCCCGGGCCGCGGTGCTCGCCGCGGACTTCGACGAGGCGGCCCGCCAGGTGCAGCTGCTGCAGCACCGGCACACCCAGTCGTACCTGCCGCTCGCCGACGTGCGCGTGACGTCGAAGGTCAGCGGCAGCGCAGGAGTCGCGGACGGTGCCGAGGGGAGCGAGCCCGTCGTCACCGGGTATCGGCGCAGCCTGGACCTGGCCACAGCGACGTGCACGGTGACCTACCAGGTCGACGGCCACGACGTCAGCCGTCGGGTCATCGTGAGCCACCGCCACGGGGTCGCGGTGCTCGAGATCACGACCGACCACCCTGCCGGGCTCGACCTGACCATCGCGGCGACCTCGCTGCTGCGCGTCACCGGCACCGGGGCCGACCCGGGCGGGGCCTGGATGACGCTGCGCATGCCCTCGGACGTGTCGACCGACTCGGGTGACGCCGAGCCCCTGACGTACTCGGACGAGCCGGGGTCGTGCCTCGAGGGTGCCCTCGCGGTCGGGTGGACGCACGACGGCAGCCTCGACGCGCGGACGAACGGTGCGACGGGCGTCCACGCGGCGACCGTCGTGCTGGCGACCCGGACGACGTTCGCGGGGATCGCCCGCGAGCCCCAGGGGTCCGGGTCCGACGCGCTCGCCGCGGCGCGGGCCGCTGTCGCGCGGGCGCTCGACGACGGCGTCGGGACGGTCCGCCGCGCGCACGTCGCCGACCACGGGGCCCTGTTCGCGCGGGCCCGGGTCACCACCGCCCCGCCGTCGGGCACCGACACGGCGACCACCGACGTGCCGACCGACGAACGACTGCGCCGCGCCAATGCCGACGCCCGTGGCGTGCTCGCCGCCGACCCCGGGCTCGTCGGGCTGCTGTACTCCTACGGGCGCTACCTGCTCATCGCGAGCTCGCGCCCGGGCGGGGTGCCGGCCAACCTGCAGGGTCTCTGGAACGACCAGCTGCAGGCGCCGTGGAGCGCCAACTACACGACGAACATCAACGTCGAGATGAACTACTGGCCCGCCGAGGTCGCGAACCTCGCCGAGCTGGCCGAGCCGCTGTTCGACCTGGTCGACGGGCTCACGGTCACCGGGGCCGCCACCGCCGCGCGGCTGTACGGCGCGCCGGGGTGGGTCGCGCACCACAACACCGATCCCTGGGCGTACAGCCTCCCCGTGGGCGAGGGCAGCCACGACCCTCGGTGGGCGTTCTGGCCGCTCGCGGGCGCGTGGCTCGTCCGCCACCTGTGGGAGCACCTGCTGTTCGGCGCCGACGACGCGTTCGCCCGGCGCGCGTGGGTGCCGATCCGGTCGGCGGCGGAGTTCTTCCTGTCGTGGCTCGTCGAGCTGCCCGACGGCACCCTCGGGACCGTGCCGTCGACGTCCCCGGAGAACGTGTTCCGCACGCCCGACGGTCGCGAGGCAGCGGTCGATGCGTCGTCCACCCTGGACCTCGTCCTGGTCGCCGACCTGTTCGCCATGGTCGGGGCGCTCGCCGCCCGGCTCGGGGTGACCGACGACGCCGTCGTCCACCGGGCTGCCGCCGCGGCCGACCGGATCCCTCGGCCGCGACCGGGCCACGGCGGGCTGGTCCCCGAGTGGCTCGCGGACCGGCCCCAGGTCGACCCGGCGCACCGGCACGTCTCCCACCTGTACTTCGCGTTCCCGGGCGACCACGCGCTCACGCCCGAGCTCGGCGCTGCTGTCGGGGCGAGCCTCGACGCGCGCGGCGACGAGTCGACGGGCTGGTCGCTGGCCTGGAAGACGGCGCTGCGAGCGCGGCTGCGTCAGCCCGAGAAGGTGAGCGACCCGCTGCGGCTCGCGCTACGGGACATGGGTTCGGAGCACGGCGAGTGGAGCGGCGGGCTGTACCCGAACCTGTTCGCCGCGCACCCGCCGTTCCAGATCGACGGCAACTTCGGGTTCGTCGCGGCGCTCACCGAGTGCCTCGTGCAGAGCCATGCCGGGGTGATCGAGCTGCTGCCTGCGGTGCCGCGTGAGCTCAGCAGGGGCTCGGCCGCCGGGCTGGTCGCGCGACCCGGCGTCGAGGTCGCGCTGCGGTGGGCCCCGGACGGCGGGGGAGTCCCCACGCTCGTCGAGGCGACGTTCGCGCCGTTGCGGGCTCCTGGTCGCGCGCGCCACCGGGTGGTGTGGGGCGACCGGGAGGTCCTGGTCGACCTGACGGACGGTGCGGCCGTGATGGTGCGGGCCGTCGACTTCGCCGGGTAG
- a CDS encoding extracellular solute-binding protein gives MRTARLGTVAVAGMLALAACSSTGATGTTATTTGPGSAATPDAAQIRLWLNGTDTPQELRDYLTTTFAAENPGSTLVIEEQDWNGLVPRLQTALASESQTPDLVEIGNTQAPTFTYAGAFSDISSMYDELGGDKLLPGFVAAGSADGKLYAVPYYSGARAVFYRKDLFAAANVTVPTTLDEFTAAAIALQTANPAGTPNFSGFWLPGQDWYNGTAWIYTYGGDLAVKDGSSWKGALSSPKSQEALAQVQKLFTEGTKAPKDADSNEPWVPFNNGEAAMFSAPTWARWSIDLPECNKGVAADDKSDAAKALLADQQKCNEDKTGIFPLPGLTKGTSATVFAGGSNIAIPAKSSHQELAKNLLRIMFGTDYQTMLAKNGLIPANSDDAAAMGTDVYATTAISAALGAKLTPAAEKWADVEGARILEDFFQKIAGGADLASTAADADKLIADTLN, from the coding sequence GTGAGAACTGCACGACTTGGAACTGTCGCTGTCGCAGGCATGCTCGCGCTCGCCGCGTGCAGCAGCACGGGAGCGACCGGCACGACCGCCACGACCACGGGACCCGGGAGCGCGGCGACCCCCGACGCGGCCCAGATCCGGCTCTGGCTCAACGGCACGGACACGCCGCAGGAGCTGCGCGACTACCTGACGACCACCTTCGCGGCCGAGAACCCCGGCTCCACGCTCGTGATCGAGGAGCAGGACTGGAACGGTCTGGTGCCCCGCCTGCAGACGGCGCTGGCCTCCGAGTCCCAGACCCCTGACCTCGTCGAGATCGGCAACACCCAGGCCCCGACGTTCACCTACGCGGGCGCCTTCAGCGACATCTCGAGCATGTACGACGAGCTCGGTGGCGACAAGCTGCTCCCCGGCTTCGTGGCGGCCGGCTCGGCGGACGGCAAGCTCTACGCCGTCCCGTACTACTCCGGTGCGCGCGCGGTCTTCTACCGCAAGGACCTCTTCGCCGCCGCGAACGTCACCGTCCCGACGACGCTCGACGAGTTCACCGCCGCGGCGATCGCGCTGCAGACGGCGAACCCGGCCGGCACCCCGAACTTCTCGGGCTTCTGGCTCCCCGGCCAGGACTGGTACAACGGCACCGCGTGGATCTACACGTACGGCGGCGACCTGGCCGTCAAGGACGGCTCGTCCTGGAAGGGCGCGCTGTCCAGCCCGAAGTCCCAGGAGGCGCTCGCCCAGGTGCAGAAGCTGTTCACCGAGGGCACCAAGGCACCGAAGGACGCCGACTCGAACGAGCCGTGGGTCCCGTTCAACAACGGTGAGGCCGCGATGTTCTCCGCGCCGACCTGGGCACGGTGGAGCATCGACCTGCCCGAGTGCAACAAGGGTGTCGCCGCCGACGACAAGTCCGACGCCGCCAAGGCGCTCCTGGCCGACCAGCAGAAGTGCAACGAGGACAAGACCGGCATCTTCCCGCTGCCGGGCCTGACCAAGGGCACGTCCGCGACCGTCTTCGCCGGCGGCTCGAACATCGCCATCCCGGCGAAGTCCTCGCACCAGGAGCTCGCCAAGAACCTGCTGCGGATCATGTTCGGCACGGACTACCAGACCATGCTCGCCAAGAACGGCCTGATCCCGGCGAACAGCGACGACGCGGCAGCCATGGGCACCGACGTGTACGCGACCACCGCGATCTCGGCGGCTCTCGGGGCAAAGCTGACGCCCGCGGCCGAGAAGTGGGCCGACGTCGAGGGCGCCCGGATCCTGGAGGACTTCTTCCAGAAGATCGCCGGCGGGGCGGACCTCGCCTCGACGGCCGCCGACGCCGACAAGCTGATCGCCGACACGCTCAACTGA
- a CDS encoding ROK family protein: MSSGWSVGLDIGGTKVDGVLLDATSSVRGTLRAATVRGTDGVVACASQVVRELAAAAGIDTADLTGVGVGVPGLVDPRTGSVSHAVNLGMDLSDVPLGAFLATALDGVTVRVENDVNAAALGAAHLLGLGADLAYLALGTGVAVGVVLDGRLRRGYRGGAGEIGHVPYEPAGPLCACGQRGCLELYASGSTLDAAWPVGPGLRASHEVFEAAAAGDPRAVGVRDAFVEAVAAAVRLVVLTYDVERVVLGGGVAEVGEPLLDAVRAVLRRQADVSGLLRSLAIADRVLLAPTGAPVAAVGAALAVRSSV; the protein is encoded by the coding sequence ATGAGCAGCGGCTGGTCCGTCGGCCTCGACATCGGGGGCACCAAGGTGGACGGGGTGCTGCTCGACGCCACGTCCTCGGTGCGCGGCACGTTGCGGGCAGCGACCGTGCGCGGCACCGACGGCGTCGTGGCTTGCGCCTCGCAGGTGGTCCGTGAGCTGGCCGCCGCGGCGGGGATCGACACCGCCGACCTCACGGGCGTGGGCGTCGGGGTTCCGGGTCTGGTCGACCCGCGCACGGGCAGCGTGTCGCATGCCGTGAACCTCGGCATGGACCTGAGTGACGTGCCGCTGGGTGCGTTTCTTGCGACCGCGCTGGACGGGGTCACGGTGCGGGTCGAGAACGACGTCAACGCTGCGGCCCTCGGTGCGGCGCACCTGCTCGGGCTCGGCGCGGACCTCGCCTACCTCGCCCTCGGGACGGGCGTCGCGGTCGGGGTCGTGCTCGACGGGCGGCTCCGGCGCGGCTATCGGGGCGGCGCGGGCGAGATCGGCCACGTGCCCTACGAGCCGGCCGGGCCGCTGTGCGCCTGCGGTCAGCGCGGCTGCCTCGAGCTCTACGCGTCGGGTTCGACGCTCGACGCGGCCTGGCCGGTCGGTCCCGGGCTGCGGGCCTCGCACGAGGTCTTCGAGGCCGCGGCAGCGGGCGACCCCCGGGCCGTCGGCGTCCGGGACGCGTTCGTCGAGGCGGTCGCGGCGGCCGTGCGGCTGGTCGTCCTCACGTACGACGTCGAGCGGGTCGTGCTCGGCGGCGGCGTCGCTGAGGTCGGGGAGCCGCTGCTCGACGCGGTCCGCGCCGTGCTGCGCCGGCAGGCCGACGTCTCCGGGCTGCTGCGCAGCCTGGCGATCGCCGACCGGGTGCTGCTCGCGCCAACCGGCGCCCCGGTCGCGGCGGTCGGGGCCGCACTCGCTGTGCGGAGCTCGGTGTAG
- a CDS encoding sugar ABC transporter permease — protein MTRPRAAAVPAPPVPLTGTAADQVPRRRRRPVGVYLLLVPATVAMVVGLGYPLARQLVISFQEYGLAQQFGRPAEWVGLRNYTELLTDPYVWGVIARSLAFCLVNAVVTMAIGMALAVLMAKVGRAARITLQVGMLLAWGTPVLATMTVWQWLFDSQYGVVNWLLAEPFGMDGMRYHSWLIQPLSFYFVATVIVVWMSVPFVVFTVFAGLLQVPEETMEAAELDGAGGWQRFWLITVPMVKPVLFVVALLQVIWDLRVFTQIYVLQRAGAPTRETHLLGTYIYSLAKEFSMAGAMATIMLVLTLALTGLYIRRMLREEEL, from the coding sequence ATGACCCGGCCACGCGCCGCCGCGGTGCCCGCACCACCCGTCCCGCTCACCGGGACCGCCGCCGACCAGGTCCCGCGTCGGCGACGCCGACCCGTCGGCGTGTACCTCTTGCTCGTCCCCGCGACCGTCGCGATGGTGGTCGGCCTCGGCTACCCGCTCGCCCGCCAGCTGGTCATCTCGTTCCAGGAGTACGGCCTGGCCCAGCAGTTCGGCCGACCGGCCGAGTGGGTCGGGCTGCGCAACTACACCGAGCTGCTGACCGACCCGTACGTGTGGGGCGTGATAGCCCGGTCGCTCGCGTTCTGCCTGGTCAATGCCGTCGTGACGATGGCGATCGGGATGGCGCTCGCGGTGCTCATGGCCAAGGTGGGCAGGGCCGCGCGCATCACGCTCCAGGTGGGGATGCTGCTGGCGTGGGGGACGCCGGTGCTGGCCACGATGACGGTCTGGCAGTGGCTGTTCGACTCGCAGTACGGCGTCGTCAACTGGCTGCTCGCGGAGCCGTTCGGCATGGACGGCATGCGGTACCACTCGTGGCTCATCCAGCCGCTGTCGTTCTACTTCGTCGCAACCGTCATCGTCGTGTGGATGAGCGTGCCGTTCGTCGTCTTCACCGTGTTCGCGGGGCTGCTCCAGGTGCCCGAGGAGACGATGGAGGCCGCGGAGCTCGACGGTGCGGGCGGCTGGCAGCGGTTCTGGCTCATAACCGTGCCGATGGTCAAGCCCGTGCTGTTCGTCGTCGCGCTGCTGCAGGTCATCTGGGACCTGCGCGTCTTCACCCAGATCTACGTCCTGCAACGGGCCGGGGCGCCCACCCGTGAGACGCACCTGCTGGGCACCTACATCTACTCGCTCGCCAAGGAGTTCTCGATGGCCGGAGCCATGGCGACGATCATGCTCGTCCTGACCCTCGCGCTCACGGGGCTCTACATCCGCCGCATGCTGCGCGAGGAGGAGCTGTGA